The genomic segment CGGGGCGGCCTTCTTCAAAGGTCACGCTCACTTCTTCGGCCTTGACCACGCAGTCGTCGCGCCAGAAGGGCACGCCCATGATGGGGTTCACGATTTTGATGCCGGAGTTCAAAAACTCCAGGTCTTTGGCTTCGTGGGTGGCGCCCAGCATGTTGCTGTCGGTGGAGTAGGCCTTTTCGGCGCTCATTTTGTAGCCAAAGCCGTTGGCGGTGATGAAGGCGCTCATCTCGGAGCGGCCGCCCAGCTCGTCAATGAACTGCTGGTCCAACCAGGGCTTGTAGATTTTGAGGGATGGGTTGGTCAACAGGCCGTAGCGGTAGAAGCGCTCGATGTCGTTGCCCTTGAAGGTGGAGCCGTCGCCCCAGATGTTCACGTCGTCCTGCTTCATGGCGGTCACCAGCATGGTGCCGGTCACGGCGCGGCCCAGGGGCGTGGTGTTGAAGTAGGTTTGGCCAGCGGTGGTGATGTGGAAGGCGCCTGCCTGCAGGGCGGCAATGCCTTCAGCAGCCAGCTGGGGGCGGCAGTCGATCAAGCGGGCCTTGATGGCGCCGTATTCCATGGCCTTGCGGGGGATTTCGTCGTAGTCCGCTTCGTCGGGCTGGCCGAGGTTGGCGGTGTAGGCGTAGGGCAGGGCGCCCTTTTGCTTCATCCACAAGAGGGCGGCGCTGGTGTCCAGGCCGCCGGAGAAAGCGATGCCGACCTTTTGACCGACGGGGATGTTTTGCAGGATGGTGTTAGACATGAAATTGGCCTCTAGCCCGCTTGAAATATGCGCGAGCAGCTATGAAATTAGGAGTAAATCGCTCTGCGGATTAACCGAAGTGGCAGATGTAGTGGTAAGCCTCAAAGCCCTCGGTCACGCGGATCTGGAACTTGGCGTTGCCGGGCACGTTGAACTTGTCGCCTTCGCCGCTGGTCACCCACACGTCAGAGCCGTCGAGCTTGTAGTCGCAGCTGCCGCCCACGCATTCCATGATTTCAGGGGCGCCGGTGTTGAAGGTGAGGGTGGCGGGCAGGATGACGCCGACCGACTTTTTGGTGCCGTCAGCCAGGGTGAAGCCGTGGCTCACGCACTTGCCGTCGAAGTACACATTGGCTTTGGTGGTGACGGAAACGTTGTCAAAGTGGGTCGTGGTCATGGTCAAACGTGGAAAAGTAAAGAGAAGAGGGCGGTGCCCCGCGCGCTAAAGCGCAGCAGGGCAAAGGCAGGATTTTAGGCCACCCGGCTTTGAAAGGCCGCGTCCGAGAAGCCCACGGTCACGGTGCCGTCGGCCCACACCACCACCGGCCGCTTGATGACGCTGGCATTGGCCAGCATGAGCTGGGCGGCCGAGGTGGCGTCCACCACGGCGGCTTGGGTGGCCTCGTCCAGCTTGCGCCAGGTGGTGCCTTTGCGGTTCACCAGCGT from the Rhodoferax potami genome contains:
- a CDS encoding pyrimidine/purine nucleoside phosphorylase, producing MTTTHFDNVSVTTKANVYFDGKCVSHGFTLADGTKKSVGVILPATLTFNTGAPEIMECVGGSCDYKLDGSDVWVTSGEGDKFNVPGNAKFQIRVTEGFEAYHYICHFG
- the argG gene encoding argininosuccinate synthase, with the protein product MSNTILQNIPVGQKVGIAFSGGLDTSAALLWMKQKGALPYAYTANLGQPDEADYDEIPRKAMEYGAIKARLIDCRPQLAAEGIAALQAGAFHITTAGQTYFNTTPLGRAVTGTMLVTAMKQDDVNIWGDGSTFKGNDIERFYRYGLLTNPSLKIYKPWLDQQFIDELGGRSEMSAFITANGFGYKMSAEKAYSTDSNMLGATHEAKDLEFLNSGIKIVNPIMGVPFWRDDCVVKAEEVSVTFEEGRPVALNGQRFDDLVSLIFKANEIGGRHGLGMSDQIENRIIEAKSRGIYEAPGLALLFIAYERLVTGIHNEDTIEQYRENGRKLGRLLYQGRWFDSQAIMLRETAQRWVAKAVTGTVTMELRRGNDYSLLNTESPNLTYAPERLSMEKVEDAPFSPLDRIGQLTMRNLDITDTRAKLGIYSNAGLLELGKGDDFLKLGN
- a CDS encoding ArsC family reductase, whose translation is MTILYGIPNCDTVKKARTWLTEHHVTHEFHDFKKHGVPADLLPGWIRAVGWETLVNRKGTTWRKLDEATQAAVVDATSAAQLMLANASVIKRPVVVWADGTVTVGFSDAAFQSRVA